The Cytophagales bacterium DNA segment GAGCGTATAATCACCCTAAATCCGACAACAGACATCAACGTAAAAGGTGCGCGGCGCAAAGTGCTTTATCACATCATGGAGCCTCATGAGCTACACCAACTCTACCACGAGTTCCCCTGCAACAGCTTAGCAGAAAAGCGCAATCGGATCATGTTAGGGCTGTTTGTTTATCAGGGCTTGCGGACTGAAGAAGTAGGCAGACTGGAAGTGCAACACATTAAGCTGAGAGAAGGCAAAATCGATGTATTAGGCGGACGAAACAGCAATGAAAGGCTAATACAGCTTGAAAGCTATCAGGTAATGGATATGCACGATTACATCCTACAAGTACGACCGGAACTTATGAAGATGGAGCCTAAACGAAGGAACCAGCAGAAGCAAGAAACAGACCTGCTTTTCATTGGTCAGGGTGGGCAACGATACAGCATTAACAACTTCATTACTCAAACTATGATCAGTGCGCGATCAATCAACCCTGACCTATTAAATGCAAAGCACATCCGGGCCAGTGTGATTACAAAATGGCTGAAGTTGTACAACCTTCGAGAAGTTCAATAC contains these protein-coding regions:
- a CDS encoding tyrosine-type recombinase/integrase, translating into MNQEDYQKTKDSFSEYLKSKEFTNKSIQTRMTVFNQYLLWADQENLEPEQITYNDLLLYLKYCQGQGLQQRTIKSHIALIKHYYNYLIRERIITLNPTTDINVKGARRKVLYHIMEPHELHQLYHEFPCNSLAEKRNRIMLGLFVYQGLRTEEVGRLEVQHIKLREGKIDVLGGRNSNERLIQLESYQVMDMHDYILQVRPELMKMEPKRRNQQKQETDLLFIGQGGQRYSINNFITQTMISARSINPDLLNAKHIRASVITKWLKLYNLREVQYLAGHRYISSTESYLQNDLEELKEEVQQYHPLG